A region of the Cucurbita pepo subsp. pepo cultivar mu-cu-16 chromosome LG14, ASM280686v2, whole genome shotgun sequence genome:
aataaaaaataacttaaattatattaatgaaaaaaattaacttctaTAAGAAACAACCATACAAAAAATGCTATCAAATatacaatattaatattaattatttccttattttaactatatattagtttttttttttttacggaaacgagaattaaacatttttcatacATCCAAATCACCTTCTCTCGTGAAATagataattaaaacttttcaacGACCAATTCAATGATGcgaagagaattgaaaagaacGTTAGCATGCATTTAAGCATAAGAAAACGACATGTTGAATTGtagttttcttaaaataaaactaattctACACTCCAAATTGATGAAGTCTTTCTATATGACTGATGATTTAATTTCGACTTATCGTTAGGTTTCAAATAAAACCGTGTAATTgtggaattattattttaacctCTAAAAATCAACTTCAACAAAAATCAACTTCAATCGTGCCTTTTTTTCAAGTCTTGGTCTTATCTTGTGCCATCTActacattatatttttaaatcggtaatgaattttttttttttaccataaaaGTATAATTAAGGTAGGATCGAGTTTATCGAATATGTAGATCGTGATTAATAGCTTAGGACAAAAATTCattataagtttaaaaatacttgGACCGAAACAATGTACACTAAAGTTTAACAGTTAAATTGTTAACGAATTGAGCTGTACTTAAGttgatgatataaaaaaaatatggatatGATGAAATGACTACTTTGCCCTTATGAAACGAAAGGGTGGACCAAGTCAAGTGGGGGTATTTTTGGCATTGGAAGTGGGTCCTACTCCCAAAAGCTACttaattttatctattttcatAAGGGGAGTTGTAAGAATCAAACGGAAAgagctttccttttcttgtggAAGTTTTGGTCCATTGGTCACATCTAAAGACTTTGGAAAATACACtctaaacaaaaattactTGACCCAAACATGTTGATTTTcctgatttttatttttatataaattatatttaactCAATTTATGTATATTCGAAGCTAGAAAAGTAGCCCGTGTATCGTATAAAGATAGTAAGATTATTTTATACTGTGATggtttgtaacggcccaaatccaccgctagcaaatattgtcttattttgGCTTTTCcattcggacttcccctcaaggctttacaacgctaggggaaggtttccccccttataaatggtggtttgttctcctcccaatcaatgtgggacatcacattgGGTCGTTTCGATTAATCCTAATTTTAGACCGAATACCCGCTCAGGCTTCATGGACTCTAATATTGAACTCGAGCggattaaacaaataatttaaaattctattaaaaatttgtaatttaatggagaaattaatctttttctttcttaaattattgttgatggtaaataatgaaaaactaTTGAAGTCCaaatgtaataaatatataaaaaaaaaaaaaaaaaaaaaaaaaaaaaaaaaaaaaaaaaaaaaaaaNgaaaaaaaaaaatcgattttttttttttaatttttgtaataattgaaaagaaaaaaaaaatgtctatgaccaaaagtttcaataagcAAATAACATGGCTTTGAATGCTCAAGCATTTTCTTCCTCtataaatagttatttttcCCTCCCTTTCTTCCTCACAATCTCACCTCTCTCTAattctctatctctctctcagaTCTGAAAAATCATGATCGGCAATTTGATTTCAAGCTTGAACAAAAAGTTGCAGGCGGTTGATATCAGTAATCGCTGCAGACGAACGAAGAAGACGACTAACGTATACAGAGGCGATATGAGCAAGAAGAAGCAGCCGCAGTTGCCGTCGCAGGGGAAGCCGGAGATCGAGAAAGTGAAGAAGAGAGTGAGATTTGCAGATACGGAACCGGTGATAATCGCCATTGACAGAGAGGAGCGGAGTACAGAGGaggaaacagagaagaaagtgGTTAGAATTACGGTGAAATTGACGAAGCAAGAAGCGAATCGGATGCTTTCGAGATGCTCCAATGGCGGCGTTCTAGAATTCGGAGATGTTGCGAGTGAGCTCATGCGGATTCCTGCGGCTCGCGTTAGCTCTTCTATGGTAGTCAATTGAATTTTCCCCTCTTATGTTCTTCTTGGAGAACTTCTAGGGTTTTCggaaattatattcttaatctttgcATTTCTTTTCAACTTTTGCTTCTGATTTCCTTGTGATTAGTAGATTATAAGTTCAATTCGTGTAATTAGGAGTTAGGAttgtaaattatattatcACACAGTGTCAAATTTTTTGTAGAAATTATGTATTAAGCATTAAGAACAGAGGCATTGATATCCATTCACCGATTTCTGCAGACATGTTATGGCCGATGTCTGGATCTGGAGTGAGGGCGGCTTCCAATTTTTACGTAGAAAAAAGAGATACCACATGCTTGAATTTAAGAGTCAACATTAATGGTAGCTTTCTAGAAATTACGGCTTTTGAATTGTCTGAGAAAGTAAAAGCAAGCCGTAATGATCGGTAGTTGAGTAGTTCATTCCATTTCATGCATTTATGTGAAGCTACTAACTGCAATCAAACTTCCAACATTATTTTTGTGGaatttttaacatatatttcCTATTGTTTGGGTTCGATTCACGTTCGTGACCACATGATTTGTTTCGAAGAACAGATTAGACGATAAAATTGTAGATAAAgagtttcaaaaaaataaattagatcAAAATAGTCTGTTTTTAAAGATACAAAATATCAAAAGTACGATACTAAAATGAatggaaataatatttaaataaaaagaattatattttttatctttatttttaaattagtataCTAAACATAATTTAGTTGATATTAAGACATAAAATAAGCCTCTCAAATATTGTGATTCGATCTCTATTATTGTAGTGTTCATCATGATATTAATCACGTGTTAATAAACTTACCCATCCaattcttctttccttccacGCAATTGCCCATTAATTTTGTCGaagttttatgaaattgtcGCCACCGTCATTGGCCGTT
Encoded here:
- the LOC111809864 gene encoding uncharacterized protein LOC111809864; this encodes MIGNLISSLNKKLQAVDISNRCRRTKKTTNVYRGDMSKKKQPQLPSQGKPEIEKVKKRVRFADTEPVIIAIDREERSTEEETEKKVVRITVKLTKQEANRMLSRCSNGGVLEFGDVASELMRIPAARVSSSMTCYGRCLDLE